In the genome of Vibrio sp. NTOU-M3, one region contains:
- a CDS encoding ParA family protein — translation MIVWSIANQKGGVGKTTTTITLAGLLSKQGKRVLLVDTDPHASLTTYLGYDSDSVPASLFDLFQLKEYSVDTVMPLVMRSDIEGIDLIPAHMSLATLDRVMGNRSGMGLILKRALLALKGKYDYVLIDCPPILGVMMVNALAASDRILIPVQTEFLAMKGLERMVCTLAIMQKSRNKSFKVTIVPTMYDKRTNASLQTLQQLKKDYPNQVWSSAVPIDTKFRDASLKHLPVSHFASGSRGVFAYKQLLIYLERLAVDE, via the coding sequence ATGATCGTATGGAGTATTGCAAATCAGAAAGGTGGCGTGGGCAAAACAACGACCACCATTACGTTAGCTGGTTTGCTGAGCAAGCAGGGCAAGCGAGTGCTGCTTGTAGATACGGATCCCCACGCCTCTCTTACAACTTACCTTGGTTATGATTCAGATAGTGTGCCTGCAAGTTTATTCGACCTGTTCCAGTTAAAAGAGTATTCCGTAGATACCGTTATGCCTCTAGTAATGCGTTCAGATATTGAAGGCATTGACTTAATACCTGCACACATGTCGTTAGCTACGCTTGATCGAGTGATGGGCAACCGCAGTGGTATGGGTTTAATTTTAAAGCGAGCGTTGTTGGCACTAAAAGGTAAGTACGATTATGTACTTATTGATTGTCCTCCAATTCTTGGTGTCATGATGGTCAATGCATTGGCTGCAAGTGACAGAATACTCATTCCTGTTCAGACCGAGTTTCTTGCAATGAAAGGATTGGAAAGAATGGTTTGCACTTTGGCTATTATGCAGAAATCGCGAAACAAATCTTTCAAGGTCACCATTGTTCCGACGATGTATGACAAACGCACAAATGCTTCGTTGCAAACGTTACAGCAACTGAAAAAGGACTATCCAAATCAAGTGTGGTCTTCTGCTGTTCCTATTGATACCAAATTCCGTGATGCGAGTTTAAAACATTTGCCAGTGTCTCACTTCGCATCTGGAAGTCGAGGTGTATTCGCGTACAAGCAATTGCTGATCTATTTAGAGAGGTTAGCAGTTGATGAGTAA
- a CDS encoding chemotaxis response regulator protein-glutamate methylesterase, with the protein MAIRVLVVDDSSFFRRRVSEIINSEPRLEVIDVATNGKEAVDKALKLKPDVITMDIEMPVMDGITAVREIMAKSPTPILMFSSLTHDGAKATLDALDAGALDFLPKKFEDIARNRDEAVSLLQQRVIQISSRRTMMRRNVVSKSVTSSTPTRPATKPAAGAQPKRPATQAVSAAARFKATGKKYQLTAIGTSTGGPVALQNILTKLPANYPHPIVLIQHMPATFTSAFASRLNSLCKIQVKEAEDGDALRPGVAYLAPGGKQMMIDGRAGSAKLRIIDGGERMNYKPCVDVTFGSAAKIYADKVLSMVLTGMGADGREGARMLKGAGSTIWAQDEASCVVYGMPQAVAKAGLSTEDLPLDRIAERMLVEVGLA; encoded by the coding sequence ATGGCAATTAGAGTATTAGTTGTTGATGATTCGAGTTTCTTCCGTCGTCGAGTGAGTGAAATTATTAACTCAGAACCTCGTTTAGAGGTGATTGATGTCGCGACGAATGGCAAAGAAGCGGTCGATAAAGCATTAAAACTCAAACCTGATGTCATTACGATGGACATCGAAATGCCAGTCATGGACGGTATTACTGCCGTCCGTGAAATCATGGCAAAAAGTCCTACACCAATCTTAATGTTTTCATCTTTGACTCATGATGGTGCGAAAGCAACACTTGATGCACTTGATGCTGGTGCTTTGGACTTTTTACCTAAAAAGTTTGAAGATATTGCGAGAAACCGAGATGAAGCGGTTTCTTTACTTCAACAAAGAGTCATTCAAATATCTTCGCGTCGCACAATGATGCGTCGTAATGTTGTGAGTAAATCTGTTACAAGCAGTACACCCACGCGTCCTGCGACGAAGCCTGCTGCGGGAGCCCAACCTAAGCGGCCAGCTACACAAGCAGTGTCAGCTGCTGCTCGTTTCAAAGCTACAGGTAAGAAATATCAGTTAACCGCAATTGGTACATCTACTGGCGGTCCTGTTGCATTGCAAAATATTCTGACTAAGTTGCCTGCGAACTATCCTCACCCGATTGTTCTTATTCAGCATATGCCGGCGACGTTTACTTCTGCCTTTGCCAGTCGTTTGAACTCCCTATGTAAGATCCAAGTGAAAGAAGCTGAAGATGGAGACGCGTTACGTCCAGGTGTGGCTTATCTGGCTCCAGGCGGAAAACAAATGATGATTGATGGCCGAGCTGGTTCTGCAAAACTTCGCATCATCGATGGTGGAGAGCGCATGAACTATAAGCCATGTGTGGATGTGACATTTGGTAGCGCTGCAAAGATATATGCAGATAAAGTTCTCTCTATGGTGCTAACAGGTATGGGAGCTGATGGTAGAGAAGGTGCTCGTATGCTCAAAGGTGCGGGTTCGACAATATGGGCTCAAGATGAAGCGAGCTGCGTTGTTTATGGGATGCCACAAGCTGTTGCAAAAGCGGGGTTATCAACGGAAGATCTGCCGTTAGACCGTATTGCGGAACGTATGCTTGTGGAAGTCGGTTTAGCATAG
- a CDS encoding chemotaxis protein CheA, producing the protein MSYDLDEDILQDFLVEAGEILELLSEQLVELENNPEDKDLLNAIFRGFHTVKGGAGFLSLTELVDTCHGAENVFDILRNGQREVTASLMDTMLKALDTVNEQFQAVQDRDALPPAEQSLLDELHRLSKPATEDEDVAEQPVVEEAPEVVAAEPEPVVQPETTAETSASSIDEITQDEFEKLLDELHGQGGAPGADAVSSPVESSPAADMSGDITDDEFEKLLDELHGSGKGPGKESAPAAPTAAPATPSPAQSAGADGDLMTDEEFEKLLDDLHGSGKGPSIEELDAATKPATPKAEPVAATAPAAPEPKAAPKPAEAPAAKPPAKKDAAPPATQTKKPQAEATVRVDTSTLDTIMNMVGELVLVRNRLLSLGLNSNDEEMSKAVANLDVVTADLQGAVMKTRMQPIKKVFGRFPRVVRDLARSLNKDITLEMRGEDTDLDKNLVEALADPLIHLVRNSVDHGIEMPEARVKAGKPRTGKVILSAAQEGDHIELAIVDDGGGMDPDKLRGIAVKRGIMDEDAASRLTDKECFNLIFMPGFSSKEQISDISGRGVGMDVVKTAINTLNGSIDIDSEMGKGTKITIKVPLTLAILPTLMVGVANHPFALPLASVNEIFHLDLSRTNVVDGQLTIIVREKSIPLFYLQNWLAPHLGQVELRKGHGHVVIVQIGSQRVGFVVDTLIGQEEVVIKPLDNLLQGTPGMAGATITSDGHIALILDVPDLLKQYAAASRI; encoded by the coding sequence ATGAGCTACGATTTAGACGAAGACATTCTTCAGGACTTTTTAGTTGAAGCAGGAGAAATCCTAGAGCTTCTATCCGAGCAGTTAGTGGAACTGGAGAACAACCCAGAAGATAAAGACCTTCTGAATGCAATTTTCCGTGGGTTCCACACTGTTAAAGGTGGGGCAGGTTTCCTATCTCTGACAGAACTTGTCGACACGTGCCATGGTGCAGAGAATGTGTTTGATATCTTGCGAAATGGTCAGCGTGAAGTTACGGCCAGCTTAATGGATACGATGCTCAAAGCATTAGACACCGTTAATGAACAGTTTCAAGCGGTTCAAGACCGGGACGCCCTGCCACCGGCAGAACAGTCCTTGTTGGATGAGTTACATCGTCTAAGCAAGCCTGCAACTGAAGACGAAGATGTGGCAGAACAGCCTGTTGTTGAAGAGGCTCCAGAAGTTGTTGCAGCTGAACCAGAGCCTGTGGTACAGCCTGAAACTACGGCAGAAACGTCAGCGAGTTCTATTGATGAAATCACTCAAGATGAGTTTGAAAAGCTACTTGATGAATTGCATGGTCAAGGCGGAGCACCTGGTGCAGATGCCGTAAGCTCGCCAGTGGAGTCTAGCCCAGCAGCTGATATGAGTGGTGATATTACAGACGATGAGTTTGAAAAACTACTCGATGAGCTTCATGGTTCAGGTAAAGGCCCTGGTAAAGAATCAGCACCAGCAGCCCCAACTGCAGCTCCTGCTACGCCATCACCTGCCCAATCAGCGGGCGCGGATGGCGATCTTATGACCGATGAGGAATTTGAAAAACTTCTCGATGACTTACACGGTTCAGGTAAAGGTCCTTCTATCGAAGAACTTGATGCAGCGACAAAACCTGCGACACCAAAGGCAGAGCCAGTAGCGGCAACTGCTCCAGCAGCACCAGAGCCTAAAGCAGCTCCTAAACCGGCAGAAGCCCCAGCAGCTAAACCACCTGCGAAAAAAGACGCAGCGCCGCCTGCGACTCAAACGAAAAAACCACAAGCTGAAGCGACAGTCCGTGTCGATACCTCGACTCTCGATACTATCATGAATATGGTTGGAGAATTGGTGTTAGTTCGTAACCGACTATTAAGCTTAGGTTTAAATAGTAACGACGAGGAAATGTCGAAAGCGGTGGCGAACTTAGATGTCGTTACGGCTGATCTTCAAGGCGCAGTGATGAAAACGCGCATGCAACCAATTAAGAAAGTTTTTGGTCGCTTCCCTCGAGTCGTTCGTGACTTGGCGCGTAGCCTGAATAAAGACATCACGCTTGAAATGCGAGGTGAGGATACAGACTTAGATAAGAACCTAGTTGAGGCACTAGCCGATCCTTTGATTCACTTAGTTCGTAACTCCGTGGACCATGGTATAGAAATGCCAGAAGCTCGAGTGAAAGCAGGTAAACCTAGAACGGGTAAAGTGATTCTATCTGCTGCTCAAGAAGGCGATCATATTGAATTGGCCATCGTTGATGATGGTGGTGGTATGGACCCAGACAAGTTGCGTGGCATCGCTGTCAAACGTGGCATTATGGATGAAGATGCCGCGTCACGTCTGACGGACAAAGAGTGCTTTAACCTTATCTTTATGCCTGGTTTCTCAAGTAAAGAGCAGATTTCAGATATCTCAGGCCGTGGTGTAGGGATGGACGTAGTAAAAACGGCCATCAACACGTTAAACGGTTCGATTGATATTGACTCTGAGATGGGCAAGGGCACCAAAATTACAATCAAGGTTCCGCTGACGTTAGCAATCTTACCTACATTAATGGTTGGTGTCGCAAATCATCCATTTGCTTTGCCTCTAGCGAGTGTTAATGAAATTTTCCATTTAGATCTTAGCCGAACCAATGTTGTTGATGGTCAGTTGACGATTATCGTCCGCGAAAAATCAATTCCTTTGTTCTACTTGCAAAATTGGCTTGCACCACATCTGGGGCAAGTTGAACTGCGCAAAGGTCACGGCCATGTTGTTATTGTTCAAATTGGCAGCCAGCGTGTTGGTTTTGTTGTTGATACATTAATTGGTCAAGAAGAGGTGGTCATCAAGCCTCTTGATAACTTACTTCAAGGCACACCGGGTATGGCAGGTGCAACGATCACTAGTGATGGTCATATCGCACTCATCCTTGATGTACCAGATTTGCTTAAGCAGTATGCGGCTGCTTCTCGAATCTAA
- a CDS encoding protein phosphatase CheZ yields the protein MISLEQAKQLVELLEEGQQEEADQLVKGIYEKASNPMLQEIGELTRDLHDSLTQFQLDERMTEIANDEIPDARDRLQYVIDKTEVAANKTMDAVDRCMPIADNLHEGLLQVRPQWNELMHGRIELAEFKALCHRIDNLLGQVEGDSSELRGQLTEILMAQDFQDLTGQIIRRVITLVSEVESRLVEILTAFGASQLEEVANKKNKDSIDPEGPILNPHEREDAVSSQDEVDDLLSSLGF from the coding sequence ATGATTTCATTAGAACAGGCGAAACAACTTGTTGAGCTGTTAGAAGAAGGTCAGCAAGAAGAAGCAGACCAACTCGTAAAGGGGATCTACGAAAAAGCTTCGAATCCTATGTTACAGGAGATCGGAGAGCTTACTAGAGACCTGCACGACTCTTTGACGCAGTTCCAATTAGATGAACGCATGACGGAAATAGCCAATGACGAAATCCCAGATGCAAGGGATCGCCTTCAATACGTCATTGACAAAACAGAAGTCGCAGCCAACAAAACCATGGATGCTGTCGATCGCTGTATGCCGATTGCCGACAACCTACATGAAGGCTTGCTTCAAGTACGTCCCCAGTGGAACGAATTGATGCATGGCCGTATTGAGTTAGCAGAATTTAAAGCACTGTGCCACCGCATTGACAACTTGTTAGGGCAGGTTGAAGGTGACAGCTCAGAGCTTAGAGGTCAACTGACTGAAATTCTCATGGCTCAAGACTTCCAAGACTTAACCGGTCAGATCATTCGTCGAGTCATCACTCTTGTGAGTGAAGTTGAATCTCGTTTGGTCGAAATTCTGACGGCATTTGGTGCAAGTCAGTTGGAAGAAGTCGCAAATAAAAAGAATAAAGATTCAATCGACCCTGAGGGACCAATTCTGAACCCTCACGAGAGGGAAGATGCGGTTTCATCACAAGACGAAGTCGATGACTTACTCTCAAGTCTTGGGTTTTAG
- the cheY gene encoding chemotaxis response regulator CheY → MKILIVDDFSTMRRIVKNLLRDLGFNNTQEADDGLTALPMLKKGEFDFVVTDWNMPGMQGIDLLKHIRADDELKHLPVLMITAEAKREQIIEAAQAGVNGYIVKPFTAATLKEKLDKIFERL, encoded by the coding sequence ATGAAGATCCTTATTGTTGATGATTTTTCAACAATGCGCCGTATCGTTAAAAATCTACTTCGTGATTTGGGCTTCAATAACACCCAGGAAGCAGATGATGGCCTAACTGCGTTGCCTATGCTCAAGAAAGGTGAGTTTGACTTTGTGGTAACTGACTGGAACATGCCTGGTATGCAAGGTATTGACCTTTTAAAACATATCCGTGCAGATGATGAACTGAAGCACTTACCAGTGCTGATGATCACGGCAGAAGCAAAACGCGAACAAATTATCGAAGCTGCTCAGGCTGGTGTAAACGGATACATCGTTAAGCCATTCACAGCAGCTACTCTAAAAGAAAAACTAGATAAAATTTTTGAGCGCTTATAG
- a CDS encoding RNA polymerase sigma factor FliA, with product MNKALTYDQYANQNSQRAFLEKYSVLVKRIAHHLLGRLPPSVQVEDLIQAGMIGLLEAQKNYDGSKGASFETYAGIRIRGAMLDDIRRGDWVPRSVHKHNREISQAIAELEGELNRDPTDAEVAKHLNMSLGQYHTVLTDINCSRLVGIEDLGVSEDVITHGDDSDENNPFSGVADEFFRKALIESIKSLPEREALVLSLYYDEELNLKEIGEVIGVSESRVSQILSQSMQRLRTKLSAWTNNE from the coding sequence GTGAATAAAGCGCTGACGTATGACCAGTATGCTAACCAAAATAGCCAGCGAGCATTTCTGGAGAAATACTCGGTACTGGTAAAACGCATAGCACATCATTTGCTTGGGCGTTTACCTCCGAGTGTACAGGTTGAAGACCTGATCCAAGCGGGCATGATTGGCCTTTTGGAAGCGCAAAAGAACTATGACGGTAGTAAAGGGGCGAGTTTTGAAACCTATGCAGGGATCCGGATTCGCGGGGCTATGCTTGATGATATTCGTCGTGGGGATTGGGTGCCGCGTTCTGTTCACAAACATAACCGAGAAATTAGCCAAGCCATTGCTGAACTTGAAGGTGAGTTGAATCGAGATCCAACTGATGCAGAAGTAGCAAAACATCTCAACATGAGTCTTGGTCAATATCATACTGTTTTAACGGATATCAACTGTTCTCGTTTAGTTGGAATAGAAGATCTCGGTGTGTCAGAAGATGTGATTACTCACGGTGATGACAGTGACGAAAACAACCCGTTTAGCGGAGTGGCTGATGAATTTTTCCGCAAAGCATTAATAGAATCAATAAAATCGCTTCCAGAACGTGAAGCTTTGGTACTTTCGCTCTATTATGATGAAGAGTTAAACTTAAAAGAAATCGGTGAGGTAATTGGAGTTAGCGAATCTCGAGTTAGCCAAATACTGAGCCAATCAATGCAGCGTCTACGCACAAAGTTGAGTGCATGGACAAATAATGAATAA
- a CDS encoding MinD/ParA family protein, giving the protein MTENMIHDQASGLRRLTKPSLTKVISVTGGKGGVGKSNVALGMAICMARQGKKVMVLDADLGLANVDVMLGIRPKRNLGHVLAGECDLQDAIVEGPYGIRIIPATSGTQSMTELTHAQHVGLIRAFGSLEEEMDVLIIDTAAGISDMVVSFSRAAQDVVVVVCDEPTSITDAYALIKLLSKDHQVQRFKIVANMVRSYREGRELFAKLTLVTERFLNVSLELVACIPLDDKVRQAVKKQKIVVDAFPRSPASLALGSLANKALTWPIPKTPSGHLEFFVERLLHRSEMLEEPFGE; this is encoded by the coding sequence ATGACTGAAAATATGATACATGACCAAGCAAGCGGTTTACGCCGTTTAACGAAACCATCATTGACCAAAGTAATTTCTGTTACTGGTGGTAAAGGTGGTGTTGGTAAATCAAATGTGGCTTTGGGAATGGCGATCTGTATGGCTCGCCAAGGTAAAAAAGTCATGGTGTTAGACGCTGACCTAGGATTGGCGAATGTTGATGTAATGCTAGGCATTCGACCTAAGCGTAACCTTGGTCACGTACTTGCAGGTGAGTGCGACCTCCAAGATGCGATTGTAGAAGGACCCTACGGAATTAGAATCATTCCAGCGACATCTGGGACCCAATCCATGACGGAGCTTACCCACGCACAGCATGTTGGTTTGATTCGTGCCTTTGGTAGCCTGGAAGAAGAAATGGATGTGCTGATCATCGATACCGCAGCAGGCATTTCTGACATGGTAGTTAGCTTTTCACGTGCCGCTCAAGATGTCGTTGTCGTTGTTTGTGATGAACCTACGTCAATTACTGATGCATATGCTTTAATTAAACTATTGAGTAAAGACCATCAGGTACAAAGGTTTAAAATTGTTGCAAATATGGTCAGAAGCTATCGTGAAGGCAGGGAATTGTTTGCAAAGTTGACTTTGGTCACAGAGCGATTCTTAAATGTGAGCCTTGAGCTGGTAGCCTGCATTCCATTAGATGATAAAGTGCGGCAAGCAGTTAAAAAACAAAAGATTGTTGTTGATGCGTTCCCGAGATCGCCAGCGTCATTAGCATTAGGTTCGTTGGCAAATAAAGCGCTCACTTGGCCAATTCCGAAAACGCCAAGTGGCCATCTCGAGTTTTTTGTAGAACGCTTACTTCATCGTTCGGAGATGTTAGAGGAACCATTTGGTGAATAA
- the flhF gene encoding flagellar biosynthesis protein FlhF, whose translation MKIKRFFAKDMRTALLQVKEELGVDAVIMSNKKVAGGVEIVAAVDGESGSGQAGNSYSSNPRHTPTQVSPRLTGSASSRELDEDRVSLQSSANSGGSMTKKFASMLKQYSHGRPETEERAKPEDDSLTALLKRQTAAREQRNGSSNGAQLKEDSPLARLIAEDRRVEKPQPRLDPSRFERARQQEPNVGNEELEEMREEMTSIRRLLEHQVSGLMWQEVERREPLRAMLIKRLERMGVSSELADQLACYIPEDTPPTKAWKALLGLVADQVPVSKQDILKRGGVVALLGPTGVGKTTTIAKLAARAAMEYGSDNVALVTTDTYRIGAHEQLAIYGRIMGCPVKVAKDSNELADVIYQLRNRRLILVDTAGMGQRDVRLSEQLDTLMQESGEVIHSYLVLPATAQRKVLQETIDHFRRIPLSGCIMTKLDESLSLGEFVSVVIQNALPVAYIANGQRVPEDIVIAQPKYMVAKANELLEKSTDNEPHYWTSEAERF comes from the coding sequence TTGAAAATTAAACGATTTTTTGCCAAAGACATGCGTACAGCTCTACTTCAAGTGAAAGAGGAACTTGGGGTAGATGCTGTGATTATGTCTAATAAAAAAGTCGCAGGTGGTGTTGAAATCGTAGCGGCGGTGGATGGAGAGTCGGGAAGTGGACAAGCGGGTAACAGCTATAGCTCTAATCCACGCCATACTCCCACTCAGGTGTCGCCTCGTCTAACTGGCTCAGCTTCTTCAAGAGAACTGGATGAAGATCGAGTCAGCCTGCAGTCTAGTGCAAACTCAGGAGGTTCAATGACCAAGAAGTTTGCCAGTATGCTTAAGCAATACAGTCACGGTAGACCTGAGACTGAAGAGCGCGCAAAGCCAGAAGACGACTCACTGACTGCGTTATTGAAAAGACAAACTGCAGCGCGTGAGCAACGTAATGGTTCAAGCAATGGAGCGCAATTGAAAGAGGATTCTCCGTTAGCTCGCCTTATTGCAGAAGACAGAAGAGTTGAAAAGCCACAGCCTAGACTCGACCCAAGCCGATTTGAACGTGCTCGCCAACAGGAACCCAATGTTGGAAATGAAGAGCTGGAAGAGATGCGTGAAGAAATGACCTCAATTCGGCGTTTACTGGAGCATCAGGTTTCTGGGTTGATGTGGCAAGAAGTTGAGCGACGTGAGCCGCTTCGAGCCATGTTAATTAAACGGTTGGAACGAATGGGTGTTTCATCTGAATTAGCGGATCAATTGGCTTGTTATATTCCCGAAGATACCCCACCGACAAAGGCTTGGAAGGCGTTACTTGGCTTAGTGGCTGATCAAGTACCAGTGTCTAAGCAAGATATTCTTAAACGTGGTGGTGTAGTTGCTTTGCTCGGACCGACTGGGGTTGGAAAAACAACTACGATTGCAAAACTAGCAGCGAGAGCAGCCATGGAGTATGGCTCTGACAATGTCGCGTTAGTTACAACAGATACCTACCGAATTGGCGCACATGAGCAGCTCGCCATTTACGGAAGAATTATGGGATGTCCTGTAAAAGTTGCTAAAGATTCCAACGAGTTAGCCGATGTAATATATCAATTGAGAAATCGTCGTCTAATTTTGGTTGATACAGCAGGTATGGGGCAGCGAGATGTACGCTTATCTGAGCAGTTGGATACGTTAATGCAAGAAAGTGGTGAAGTTATTCATAGCTACTTAGTGTTACCGGCAACAGCGCAACGAAAAGTGCTACAAGAAACGATCGATCACTTCAGAAGAATCCCTCTCTCTGGGTGCATCATGACGAAATTGGATGAGTCACTCAGCCTGGGTGAGTTTGTAAGTGTGGTAATTCAAAATGCTCTACCTGTTGCTTATATCGCCAATGGACAACGTGTGCCGGAAGATATAGTGATTGCGCAACCTAAATACATGGTAGCGAAAGCGAACGAATTACTGGAAAAGTCGACAGACAACGAACCTCACTACTGGACTAGCGAAGCGGAAAGGTTCTAG
- the flhA gene encoding flagellar biosynthesis protein FlhA, with protein MKFTLPFADKLPPIPQRAMPAIGAPVMVLATLAMVVLPIPAFLLDLFFTFNIALAMVVLLVTVYTRRPLDFAAFPTVLLISTLLRLALNVASTRVVLLYGHEGPGAAGSVIEAFGSVVIGGNYAVGLVVFLILMIINFMVVTKGAGRISEVSARFTLDALPGKQMAIDADLNAGLIDQDQARTRRQEVTKEADFYGSMDGASKFVKGDAIAGILILFINIIGGLSIGMAQYGLGFGEAIEIYTLLTIGDGLVAQIPSLLLSIGAAIMVTRQNADEDMGQQVVFQMFDNPKALMITAGILAVMGVVPGMPHFAFLLLAVLAGAGAYWIKRKQKTAENKENLPATAEAEAPTPKELSWDDVQPVDIIGLEVGYRLIPLVDRDQGGELLERVKGVRKKLSQDFGFLIPAVHIRDNLELTPNSYRITLMGVAVGEAEIRPDQELAINPGQVYGMIDGEATVDPAFGLEAVWIREEQREHAQALGYTVVDSSTVLATHLSQMLTNNASLLIGHEEVQNLLEMLGRSAPKLVESFVPDQLSLGVVVKVLQNLLNEAVPIRDIRTIVQTLSEYSSKSQEPDILTAAVRISLKRLIVQEINGIEPELPVITLIPELEQILHQTMQASGGESAGIEPGLAERLQVSLSQATQEQELKGEPAVLLTSGVLRSTLAKFVKNTIPSLRVLSYQEIPDEKQIRIVQAVGN; from the coding sequence ATGAAATTTACCTTGCCGTTCGCGGATAAACTGCCTCCGATCCCACAACGTGCGATGCCAGCCATCGGTGCCCCAGTGATGGTTTTGGCAACCTTGGCCATGGTAGTATTACCTATTCCGGCCTTCTTGCTTGACCTCTTTTTCACATTCAACATAGCCCTCGCGATGGTCGTATTATTGGTGACGGTGTATACCCGCCGCCCATTAGATTTCGCTGCATTTCCGACTGTTCTTTTAATTTCTACGCTTTTACGTCTTGCGCTTAACGTAGCTTCCACACGTGTTGTATTACTGTATGGTCATGAAGGCCCTGGTGCGGCTGGTAGTGTCATTGAAGCGTTCGGTAGTGTAGTCATTGGTGGCAACTACGCAGTCGGTCTGGTTGTATTCCTTATCTTAATGATCATTAACTTTATGGTCGTGACCAAAGGTGCGGGACGTATCTCTGAAGTCAGCGCGCGTTTTACATTGGATGCATTACCAGGTAAGCAGATGGCGATTGATGCGGACCTTAATGCGGGTTTAATCGATCAAGATCAAGCGCGAACGCGTCGTCAAGAAGTGACGAAAGAGGCGGACTTTTACGGTTCGATGGATGGTGCGTCTAAGTTTGTTAAAGGTGATGCAATTGCCGGTATTTTAATCCTGTTCATTAACATCATCGGTGGTTTGTCTATCGGTATGGCGCAATATGGACTTGGGTTTGGCGAAGCGATTGAGATTTATACCCTATTAACCATCGGTGATGGTCTCGTTGCGCAAATCCCGTCGCTGCTACTTTCTATTGGCGCAGCCATCATGGTAACGCGTCAAAATGCGGATGAAGACATGGGACAACAAGTTGTGTTCCAGATGTTTGACAATCCTAAAGCATTAATGATTACTGCCGGCATTCTTGCAGTGATGGGTGTCGTACCCGGCATGCCGCATTTCGCGTTCCTTTTATTAGCTGTGTTGGCAGGCGCTGGAGCGTATTGGATCAAGCGTAAACAGAAAACGGCCGAGAATAAAGAAAACCTTCCAGCAACAGCTGAAGCTGAAGCACCAACACCGAAAGAGCTTTCATGGGATGACGTACAACCAGTCGATATCATTGGTTTGGAAGTGGGTTATCGATTGATCCCGTTGGTCGACCGTGATCAAGGGGGCGAGTTACTTGAACGCGTGAAAGGGGTGCGTAAGAAACTGTCACAAGACTTTGGTTTCCTCATTCCAGCAGTACATATTCGGGATAATCTTGAACTGACACCAAACAGCTATCGAATCACTTTAATGGGGGTCGCGGTAGGTGAAGCTGAAATCAGGCCAGATCAGGAACTGGCCATCAACCCAGGCCAAGTTTACGGCATGATTGATGGTGAAGCGACGGTTGACCCAGCATTTGGTTTAGAAGCGGTATGGATCCGTGAAGAGCAGCGTGAGCACGCGCAAGCGTTAGGTTATACGGTGGTCGACTCATCTACTGTGCTGGCGACTCATCTTAGCCAAATGTTGACCAACAATGCTTCCTTATTAATTGGTCATGAAGAAGTACAGAACTTGCTGGAAATGCTGGGACGTTCAGCGCCTAAACTGGTCGAGAGTTTTGTGCCGGATCAACTTTCTCTTGGCGTAGTCGTAAAAGTACTGCAAAACTTACTCAATGAAGCGGTGCCAATTCGGGACATCAGGACAATTGTTCAAACCTTGTCCGAGTATTCGAGTAAGAGTCAAGAACCCGACATCCTAACAGCGGCTGTTCGTATTTCTCTGAAACGACTAATTGTCCAAGAAATCAATGGGATAGAGCCTGAGTTGCCAGTGATTACCCTGATTCCTGAGCTGGAACAGATATTGCATCAGACAATGCAGGCGTCAGGAGGGGAGTCCGCGGGTATTGAACCAGGACTTGCTGAAAGGCTGCAGGTATCACTAAGTCAGGCGACACAAGAGCAAGAGCTCAAAGGCGAACCAGCCGTACTACTGACTTCTGGGGTATTGCGCTCCACACTGGCTAAATTCGTGAAAAATACGATTCCATCACTACGGGTTCTTTCATACCAAGAAATCCCAGATGAGAAACAAATACGAATAGTCCAGGCCGTTGGAAACTAA